From a single Halogeometricum sp. S3BR5-2 genomic region:
- a CDS encoding sensor histidine kinase, translated as MWQQTPYAYPTLLAALLSVFLGVYALSYRSRNGRTPVLTAFICAAAALSLWSGFSAVKLLSTDPAVKLLAYRLLYVGAAPIGAFSLLFALSYTDRDEWLRPPAVAAMLSVPALYVGLVFANPAGLAIEGTRLVETGGLLVLRVDVGPAHVLLQLLYNAALSLVALAIVGVEAFRLGREYVPQASLLGLGIGAPLLVVGATYAGIPPFTADHVNFVPASTAVTAAALGVALFRYRLLDLPPIAYTTALEASPDGVLVVDGTGRVVHANDPGERFFAAGGGAVGDAFEAGFPEVDLEKPETDTVRVGGESGDGSDGSDVRFLSVRTQTLDRRGQHVGWVVVLRDVTALQERKHAIEEQNERLRLLNQIVRHDIRNDMSVVLGNAHLLESLVDGEEARTRLETIVRNGEHAVELTETMRGLMQTMLDDASDLEAVSLREVLRREVDSARAGDDDCALRVSEDLPDVQVLADEALGTVFRNLLTNGIRHSDAERPSVTVSASDEGDAVVVAVADDGPGIPPERREEIFGRGSKGLESPGTGIGLYLVETLVSGYGGEVWVEDNDPRGSVFLVRLPKAPSE; from the coding sequence ATGTGGCAACAGACTCCCTACGCGTATCCGACCCTGCTCGCAGCGCTCCTCTCGGTCTTTCTCGGGGTCTACGCGCTCTCGTATCGGAGTCGGAACGGTCGGACGCCCGTTCTGACGGCGTTCATCTGCGCCGCCGCGGCGCTCTCGCTTTGGTCGGGCTTCTCGGCCGTCAAACTCCTCAGCACCGACCCCGCGGTGAAACTGCTCGCCTACCGTCTGCTCTACGTGGGCGCGGCGCCCATCGGCGCGTTCAGCCTCCTGTTCGCGCTGTCGTACACCGACCGCGACGAGTGGCTACGGCCGCCGGCCGTCGCGGCGATGCTGAGCGTCCCGGCGCTCTACGTGGGTCTCGTGTTCGCGAACCCCGCCGGCCTCGCGATAGAGGGCACGCGCCTCGTCGAGACGGGCGGACTCCTCGTCCTCCGGGTCGACGTGGGCCCCGCGCACGTGCTGTTGCAACTGCTCTACAACGCCGCGCTCTCGCTCGTCGCGCTCGCTATCGTCGGCGTCGAGGCGTTCCGACTCGGCCGCGAGTACGTCCCGCAGGCGTCGCTCCTCGGTCTGGGTATCGGCGCTCCGCTCTTGGTGGTGGGCGCGACGTACGCGGGAATCCCGCCGTTCACCGCGGATCACGTCAACTTCGTCCCGGCGTCCACGGCGGTGACGGCCGCGGCGCTCGGCGTCGCGCTGTTCCGATACCGGCTGTTGGACCTCCCGCCCATCGCCTACACGACGGCGCTCGAAGCGTCGCCCGACGGCGTCCTCGTCGTCGACGGAACCGGACGGGTCGTCCACGCGAACGACCCCGGCGAGCGGTTCTTCGCCGCGGGCGGGGGCGCGGTCGGCGACGCTTTCGAGGCGGGCTTTCCGGAGGTAGACCTCGAAAAGCCGGAGACGGACACCGTCCGAGTCGGAGGCGAGAGCGGCGACGGAAGTGACGGGAGCGACGTGCGGTTTCTGAGCGTCCGGACGCAGACGCTCGACCGGCGCGGACAGCACGTCGGCTGGGTGGTCGTCCTGCGCGACGTGACCGCTCTCCAAGAGCGGAAACACGCCATCGAAGAACAGAACGAGCGGCTCAGGCTCCTGAATCAGATCGTCCGACACGACATCCGAAACGACATGTCGGTCGTCCTCGGCAACGCGCACCTCCTCGAATCGCTCGTCGACGGCGAGGAGGCCCGGACTCGGCTCGAAACCATCGTCCGGAACGGCGAGCACGCCGTCGAACTCACCGAGACGATGCGCGGACTGATGCAGACGATGCTCGACGACGCGTCGGACCTCGAAGCGGTGTCGCTCCGGGAGGTTCTGAGGCGCGAGGTCGACTCCGCGCGGGCGGGCGACGACGACTGCGCGCTGCGCGTCTCGGAGGACCTCCCCGACGTGCAGGTCCTCGCCGACGAGGCGCTGGGGACGGTGTTCCGGAACCTGCTCACGAACGGGATTCGACACAGCGACGCCGAGCGGCCGAGCGTGACGGTGTCCGCGAGCGACGAGGGGGACGCCGTCGTCGTCGCCGTCGCGGACGACGGACCCGGGATACCCCCCGAACGTCGCGAGGAGATATTCGGCCGCGGCAGCAAGGGGCTCGAAAGCCCGGGAACGGGCATCGGACTCTACCTCGTCGAGACGCTCGTGAGCGGGTACGGCGGCGAGGTTTGGGTCGAGGACAACGACCCCCGAGGGTCGGTCTTCCTCGTCCGTCTACCGAAAGCGCCGTCGGAGTAG
- a CDS encoding amidase, with amino-acid sequence MSTPPADAFDLPETTIADVRTAIADGRVTAEALLDRYLARIDAYDDDLNAILTLNDGARERARDLDARYAEEGFVGPLHGVPTLLKDNQDTHDMPTTAGSVALADSVPPRDAFVVERLRDAGAVVVGKANLQELSFGVDTISSLGGATRNAYDLNRRPSGSSGGTAAAVAANLATVGTGSDTCSSVRSPPAFNNLVGLRPTRGLVSRTGIVPLSETQDTAGPVTRTVADAARLLDAMAGYDPEDPVTATGADAVPDDGYASHLDPDGLDGARIGVARQFLGLQGDSEDLPVDEADAAAVTAVVEEAIEEMEAAGATVLDPVDVVDVDLLGSARVLQYEFARDFDRYLARLGDAAPHGSLAEVYETGTIAPSIESRFEGAGIFDVDADSLEGDAGYLRRLRRRDRLAETVLARMVEDDLDALLYPPSTVPPVEIPEHQPFSEMNCELSAHTGLPAVVLPAGFTDEGLPVGVELLGRRFAEPRLLELGYGFERSSGHRRPPERFGELDDA; translated from the coding sequence ATGTCCACGCCACCCGCCGACGCCTTCGACCTCCCCGAGACCACCATCGCGGACGTCCGCACCGCCATCGCGGACGGGCGCGTCACCGCCGAGGCGCTTCTCGACCGCTACCTGGCGCGTATCGACGCGTACGACGACGACCTGAACGCGATTCTCACGCTGAACGACGGGGCGCGCGAACGCGCCCGAGACCTCGACGCTCGGTACGCGGAGGAAGGGTTCGTCGGTCCGCTTCACGGCGTCCCGACGCTCCTGAAGGACAACCAGGACACCCACGACATGCCGACAACGGCCGGGTCCGTCGCCCTCGCCGACTCCGTCCCGCCGCGGGACGCCTTCGTCGTCGAGCGACTCCGGGACGCCGGCGCCGTGGTCGTCGGGAAAGCGAACCTCCAGGAGCTCTCGTTCGGGGTTGACACGATAAGCTCGCTCGGCGGCGCGACTCGGAACGCCTACGACCTGAACCGGCGGCCCTCGGGGTCCAGCGGCGGCACCGCGGCCGCCGTCGCGGCGAACCTGGCGACCGTCGGCACGGGTTCCGACACCTGCTCGTCCGTTCGGTCCCCGCCCGCGTTCAACAACCTCGTAGGACTTCGGCCGACGCGGGGACTGGTGAGTCGAACGGGAATCGTCCCTCTGAGCGAGACGCAGGACACCGCGGGTCCCGTCACCAGAACCGTCGCCGACGCGGCCCGACTGCTGGACGCGATGGCCGGCTACGACCCCGAGGACCCGGTGACGGCCACCGGCGCCGACGCCGTCCCCGACGACGGTTACGCCTCGCACCTGGACCCCGACGGCCTCGACGGCGCGCGAATCGGTGTCGCCCGCCAGTTCCTCGGTCTACAGGGGGATTCCGAGGACCTCCCCGTCGACGAGGCGGACGCCGCGGCCGTGACCGCTGTCGTCGAGGAGGCAATCGAGGAGATGGAGGCGGCCGGCGCGACGGTACTCGACCCCGTCGACGTCGTCGACGTCGACCTGCTCGGGAGCGCCCGCGTGCTCCAGTACGAGTTCGCACGCGACTTCGACCGCTACCTCGCGCGCCTCGGCGACGCGGCGCCGCACGGGTCGCTGGCCGAGGTGTACGAGACGGGGACGATAGCGCCCTCCATCGAATCGCGCTTCGAGGGGGCCGGAATCTTCGACGTCGACGCCGACTCGCTGGAGGGGGATGCAGGGTATCTGCGGCGACTTCGACGCCGCGACCGACTCGCGGAGACCGTTCTCGCGCGGATGGTGGAGGACGACCTCGACGCCCTCCTCTACCCTCCGTCGACGGTCCCGCCGGTCGAGATACCCGAGCACCAACCGTTCTCCGAGATGAACTGCGAACTGTCGGCGCACACGGGACTCCCCGCCGTCGTCCTCCCGGCCGGATTCACGGACGAGGGTCTTCCCGTGGGCGTCGAACTCCTCGGACGCCGGTTCGCAGAACCGCGCCTCCTCGAACTCGGATACGGGTTCGAGCGCTCGTCCGGTCACCGCCGCCCGCCCGAACGGTTCGGGGAACTCGACGACGCGTAG